In Pristis pectinata isolate sPriPec2 chromosome 23, sPriPec2.1.pri, whole genome shotgun sequence, the genomic stretch tTGGGGGGAGAGtttgggagggagtggggagttggggggagaggaggggttgggagggagagggggagttggggagggagatgggggttttgggggagaggggagggagatgggggttttgaggggagaggaggggttgggagggagagggggagttggggagggagaggtgttCGGGGGGGGTCGGTCGGGtcaggagggaggggggtgttcggggggggttggttgggtcgggagggagagggagggtcgggggattgggagggagaggggggtcgGGGTAGGAGAGCGAGGGTTGTggagtcactgcctgccacccaTTACCCCCTGTTGTGAGGAGGCTCCGAGGGACTCCGTGCACTGGTTGATCAGAGGTTCCCTCAGCCAAGCACCAAGAGCCATGCCTTGTCCTCGGACTTGCCGCAACTTTGGCCcagctccacctccctccctgcccaGGATCCGGCCAATCTGTGTTAGGAAACGCCTCTGTCACTGGGACGGCCGTTTCcatgcaacaatctgctggtggaactggaggttgaacagcatctgtggtgggggcggggagggggggggtgtaattgtcgacgtttctggtcgagaccctgcaccagatgctgctcgacctccagttcctccagcagattgcctgtttgctccaggttgcagcatctgcagtatttggccATTTCCATTTTCCTCCTGTGTTCCCTGGGGTCACTTCCCTGACCATGTCCCACCAGTCCTCTCCCCAtgagaggatcatcgacctgacacaacctctgtttctctctgacttgctgagtatttcagcaatttttaaattttacatctCTAGCACtacattaatttttgttttttgcCTCGCTCTCCCCTGATTTTGGCCGAATGTCCCTTGTTTCACCTTCAAATCTGATGTATCTTCTCTCTGACTCTCTTAGTACTGCCACGATTGGGCCTCGTAGCCCGATCTGTCCTTTCTTCCAACCAGCAATTGAAAGGCCAACCGTATGGGCATGCTGCAGGGCCTCTCCCAGCCATACAGGAGCCAGCACAGACAGGTCAGTGATGAGCTTACCACTTGAGAACATTTGGGCACATGGACATTGGAACCTGCTTCTCCATTGCAATATGTAGGAAATCATAAGGAGGGCCTTGTGGACAAGATGAgcttgaaggggggggggggtgcggtggagtGGACTGGAATGAGAAAGCATTGCAAGTCTATATCTAGGTCAGGGAGGAAATTTTAGAAGTAGTTCAGTTTGCATTCTGGGAGAATGGAGGGAAGCTGCCAAGCAAGTGGTTATGATCTTTGTCACTTATTGCATAAGCTCATTATATTTGATGAGGGACAAAGTGAACAGTGTATTGGGGTTTTTGTAATTGATAAAGGAAGTTGGAGGTTACTTTTGGTATCCAGTGTCATCTTGGAGTTGTTTGGCTGGAGATAAGATGAACCTGAGAAAATTTGATCAGGTCCCACTTGAAtggcaagttcaagtttattgttgtcataggcatacatacacggtataaatgccatgaaaaatagCTTTTTGAAGCAGTGTAGTACAATACAAACatgagttaacataaacttaaattaacataatataaattatacatgtatCTGGCATAAattatatttccattttttttggcCAGATACATTAAAGTCTGTCCCATATGGGCATATGGTAGCAGAGATGACTGCAGTACCAACGAAAATGTGGGAGACGATATTGTTATTTATGGGGGAAAGGGCATTAATGGTGTGGTTGAGCAAGTGGGTATCTGCAGAAATGCCATGGTGCCAACTTGTAAGTTTTGAATGTGAAAGTGCAGTTGAACATGGCTTGgggagagtttttttttctctaggaGTAGGAAGGAAGTAGGGTTGAGAAGAGAAAAGGAAATTTGGTTAAAGATTGACATGAGAAAATGATGGTCCTCTCTGTGATCAACACAGGAGGTAGTAATCTTGAGGTAGGTTTGCCGTCCACTTGGACATCGAGGGCAGTGAGAAAGCTGAAGAGAAAGGGAGCTGCAATAAACGTTTAAGTCACTGAAAATTGGAAGCTATTTGGTGCAGAAGttaaggggagagggtgggaggaaggTTATAGTTTAATGTGTTCAGCTTGTGGGCATGGTGTTATGGATGTTGATTAGACAGTGATGGATTTAAGTGAGTGGGGGTGGACTAGAGCGAGATGGGGTGTCACACTCCCACTGTCCTTGTCCActtcctatttctcatctacTGTGGTAAAATCAATCTGAAAATGCAGTGTCACTTTCCGCAAGTATGCTAATTACAGCCGTCTGTACTTCACTGGGATCTCTTTTGATTGTTTCTACTCCCTCTAAATTATCAGGCTGCTTTTTTTTAGTGTACGTTAGTGGCTAGGTGGAAATTTATTGTAACTAAATATGGTGAAGACTGAAGGAACTGATTTTGATCTCCACCACAAgctacatttccaagtcagtaaGTCCGTCCTTTTTCCTGCAGTGGGTTGAGAGTGAAGCAGACTATTTGTAACCTTGTGATCATATTTGACCCCAGAATTCAATCGCACATCTGGTTCTTCACTAAAACTGCCAATTTCCACTCAATAACATTGTCGATTCTGGTCCTCCCTTcgcccatctgctgctgaaatcttcaTCCACGACTTTATCACTAAATTTGATCATTCAAATTCTCTCCTGGCCACTCTTCCATTTTCATTCCTCTGTAAACCTGATGTGAATCTCTGCTGCCTAACTTGTATTTTTCACTCAAAACCCATGTTCCCTGTTGAATTATGTTGGTTTCTGGTTAGACATTACCTGGTCTTTTTTGAATCCATTGCAGGGCTCCCTTCTCTGTCTCTGTTGTCTCTAACCTGGTGCAGGACATGGTTGCGGAGTGTGAAGTTACTGGGCTCACATTTTGGACTTGAGTTTGAATCCTGCCAACGCAGCTCAGGATTTTAAATTCATCAAATTAAGTAAATCTAGGttctttaaaagaaagaaaagcatcAGTAATGGTAATTGTGAACTATTGAATTGTTCGTTAAACAAGCATCGTTTTCGAGGAGGCAATCTGCCAGGTTACTCTGGCCTCTGCATGAGTCCAAACTCTCAAAagggttgactcttaactatctCTTCAGAGTAGtgtggatggacagtaaatgttgtTGCTGCCATTGGTGTCCGTGTCTTATGAATAAGTGAAACAGTTCTCTCTCTGTACTCATCCAATTCTGGCCCACTGAGCTGTTCTGATTCTGGATTTTTCCACCACTGTttgccatgccttcagctgtcatggtcctaagttctgaaattccctccctgaagGTCATCCTTTAAGGTTTTTAAAACCTACCTTTTGATCATtggtttttatattttcttatgtggCTCACTGTTGAAATTTGTTGGATAATGCTCTTGTGAAAGGACTTTCAATGTTTTTACTCTATTATAGTTGCTGTGTAAATCAAACTTCTTGTTGTGGTAGGTTGAGATGGGATGGTATAACCAAGGCGCAGGCTTCAGTTGAGGTCCACTACTCATCAGTCCAGTTTTGGTTAAAGTTGATAGGTTGGAGATGTCAAGGATTTTGTGTGCTGTGAGTGATCTGTTTGGAAGAGAATACAATTGTATGAATTATAAGCAAAAGTTGGCACGAAGCCCCTTGAGCcggctccactgttcaataaggtCATGCCTGATCTGAGTGTAACTTCAACTTCGCATTCCTGCCTATTCCACTAACCATTCACCACCTTGCAGGAGGGGATGGTAGATGTTGTGGATAGAGGTCAGAATGTGTACAGCCGGCTTGTGCTGTCAACTCAATGTAAAGTCTGAACTGTGAACATTAACTCTCTGCTGTGTAACTATTCTAGTGGATGACAGAGTGTTGAACGACCCCCTGAAACATCCTGATTTCTTCCATGTCAATGAGCTCTTCACTGTAAAAGACCTCTTCGATGCCAGGGTGCACTATGGTCACAAGAGAGGCTGTCGGCACAGGTAGGTGTTTGCTGTTCATGGGCTTAGACTGGATAAACCAATGTGGCTGGTAACCAGGAGTTGCTGAAGTGGGGATTGGTGGTAGGTTGGGAGAGTGGAACAGGATGGTATGAGAGGGACAGAGACCGGTGTGAGGAAGGCGTTGGGGGACTAAGATGAGCGACTCTCTGTCACCGTATCACATCAGAGCAACAAAACACTTCAATAAACATGTTTAATGTTGAAAGGCAGGTCAGTGCAGCCTGTTACTTAGGAACAGAAGGAGGCATAATCAGCTGCTAGAGCCTATTTTCCCCCCCTTGTTAGATTGTGGCTTACCTATACCTTAACTTCTTGAACCTACCTTGGTTTTATTAACTGTAATACCTTTTGTccaacaaaaatctatcattcGGTTTTGAAATTCTTGAGTGACTCCTGCCATTCACCCACAATACTTTTTTGgatagaattccagatttccGTCATCCTTTGTGTTGTGAAATATTTCTGATGTTACTATCTGAACACATTGGCTCTTAATTTCAAGGTCAGACTTCTGTCCTGGACTTTATCACTAGAGGAAATgggttttctctctctacatctgcACAATtccttttaatcattttaaacttGATTCAATAAAACCTTAATCTTTTATATTCAACTAAGTacatccctctgcaacctctctccattactTAATCCCTTTAGCCAGAGTACTATTCTGATCAATCTGCACAGCATTCCTTCCAAAGGCAATGCATCTGTCTTAGACACAGTGTGTAGTAATGAACTCTGTACTCCAAAAGGAGTATGTCCAGAGCTCTGTTACCTGTAACACAACCTGAAACTCATTTTTCCCCCTTTATTTTCCATTCTGCTTGAGGTGAAGCCCTGAACGTAGAAAACTAGCCAGCTGAGAGAAGTTGTCATTTATCTAGGTAGGGTCACATCAGAGGTAGTGTGTGGATTGCATTGAAATGTGGTGTTAAATACATCTGAAACACTGCTCCCAGCATGGGGTGATATTGTTCAGGTGTTGGAACTTGTCcagagagaggagaaagtttCCAAGATCACATGGCCTTGCACCAGGAGCTTATTAGGGAACCCATGGGATGCTGCACTTTTGCAGATAGCTGCTAATTTGGTTTTGTATGCTCAGAGtctctagataagataagatttttattagtcacatgtacatcgaaacacacagtgaaatgcatcttttgtgtagagtgttctgggggcagcccgcaagtgtcgtcacgtttccgtcaccaacataacatgcccacaacttcccaacctgtatgtctttggaatgtgggaggaaactggagcacccagaggaaacccacacagacacagggagaacgtacaaactccttacagacagcggcgggaattgaacccgggtcgctggcgctgtaaagcgttacgctaaccgctacactaccgtgcctctctGAAGTCGATAGCTGGAATGGAGAATGGTGAGGGGCATGGACACAAATATTCTGTCCTCATTTGCTAAGGGAAGGTGTTCTGGACATGCATGCCGTGTAGCCTCAGTGGGTGAGGTTATCTGGCCTCTATGTTCTGGGTGGGAGTGTTTGGTGTCTGGATGATGGACTTGGCATTACTTACCAGCTGTGTCTTGGAGGAAGGCCACTCCAAGAGTTTTGTCTGTGAAAAGAATGGGGATAATGGAAACACTTCCTCTCTCTTTAGGCTGATGGAACCATATCTTTTTGGCTGCCGTTTGGAGCAAGACATTATTGACTTGGATCAGTCTGTTCTTCACCTTCAGCAGGCGCTGAACTTCACTGCCCATTGTGCATATCGGAAAGGCATCATCCTGTTTGTAAGTCGAGCCAGTCAGTTTTTCTCACCTGATAGAAAAAACGGCGCAGGAGAGTGGAGAGTACGCGCACACCAGGTATTGGCAAGGTGGCCCTACTGACCAATGCGCACATTCAATACGGCACTGGTGTTCGTCTGCCTGACCTCATCATCTTTGTCAACACCTTAAGCAATGTATTTGAACAGCATGTTGCAGTGCGAGATGCTGCCAAGATGAACATCCCAACGGTGGGGATAGTGGATAGTAACTGTAATCCAAGTCTCATCACTTACCCCATTCCAGGGAATGATGATTCTCCCTCGGCCGTTTTAAACTTTATtgtaaactttttaaaatgaCCATTCTCCGGGCAAAGGACAAAAGACGTCAAATGGACCTTCTGCATGGACTCCAGAAAGAATGAACCAAGTGAAGTACTTAATATTCTGAGATATAGAACTGCCATCAGGCATTGGAATCTGTAAAAGCAGGAGGAACTCTcctttgtaattaaaaaaaattaatacattaaaTTAGTCCGTGGTTAGCAGCCCAGATTTTCTCGCAGGTTTCTTCTCACTACTATGGGACAGAGCAGAAAAAATGGTTAAGAGAAGAGTGGAAGacaatgggaaaggtttggaataGTTATTTGACGTAGATATGAGAAATGTCTCTACTTCTGGGAAGTCCAAAAATATAAGGTGGGCACTACTGCCTCCAGTAGGGACAAtgcattcagcagcaggaagaacCAGCCAAACTTGTCCCTTTTAGTTCTATTGAAAGGAATCATCGACTACTTTTATGTTACTTGCTGATTTGATTTCTGTGGCTATTGCATTGACTCTGCTGAGTTTCAGTATATTTTAAAGTTCTTTGAGGCTGATAAAATCTGTTTGGCAGATGCTGAAGGACCTTGGaacaaaacagagaatgctggaaatacccagtaggCCAGGTAGcatggatagagaaacagtcaTGCCACAGGTAGACCAGTGCTCATCAGAATTCAGCTGAGGAACTTTGACCTAACTTTGAGCTTTCAACACAAACTTGTTGCAGCTAGAGATTTGTAAGTAAGTAGGAGCAAGATTAGGTCATTTGGCTCCTTGTGTGTGCTCCCCAATTCATGGTCGATCTTCTGCCTTGGTGCTACTTTGCAGGCATTTAGCCCATACCCtcaattccattaatatccaacAATCTCTCCATCTCATGGAGTGTGGGAGATTGAACTTGTATATGTGGTCCGGGTAATTCCTGTGTGGCGGTGCCAATCCTTGGGGAAATTGCCGTGGTTTACGGATGAAATTAGACTAGCGTACTGGCAGGTTTGTATCCTGGACCAAAGGGACCTCCATTTCTCTGAAGCATGGGGGGTGCTTTGGTAGATGTGCTAACTTCTGTGGTTAATAAGGCATTGTTGCAAGGCTTTACAAAATCTTAATAGATACCTAATGCTCAAGATATCTTGATTTTGACTTAACATTGGATTTAAATGTTTacctggtggtgggagggggcaggCAGATTCCCTAATAACACAATCTCATCCAAGTGCCATTCACAGTTATTTATATCAAGTGTGATTTAAATTTATGGGTGTTTGCCAAAGAACAGCGTTACATGTGGTGCAGTTGCCACTGCTTGTTCTTTCAAATGATTACCATTAAAATTCAAATAGCACTTGCCTTTAGTTCTATTCCCATTTTAATAGTAATGGCAAACTAAAAATAGCAGCTTTTGATGTAAAGGCATTGCAAT encodes the following:
- the mrps2 gene encoding LOW QUALITY PROTEIN: 28S ribosomal protein S2, mitochondrial (The sequence of the model RefSeq protein was modified relative to this genomic sequence to represent the inferred CDS: deleted 4 bases in 3 codons), with product MRFLRGVLPRLGLVARSVLSSNQQLKGQPYGHAAGPLPAIQEPAQTVDDRVLNDPLKHPDFFHVNELFTVKDLFDARVHYGHKRGCRHRLMEPYLFGCRLEQDIIDLDQSVLHLQQALNFTAHCAYRKGIILFVSRASQFSHLIEKTAQESGEYAHTRYWQGGLLTNAHIQYGTGVRLPDLIIFVNTLSNVFEQHVAVRDAAKMNIPTVGIVDSNCNPSLITYPIPGNDDSPSAVKLYCKLFKMTILRAKDKRRQMDLLHGLQKE